Proteins encoded by one window of Streptomyces sp. NBC_01571:
- a CDS encoding TetR/AcrR family transcriptional regulator, which produces MTAIEQTEAARPRGTRLPRRARRNQLLGAAQEVFVAQGYHSAAMDDIAERAGVSKPVLYQHFPGKLDLYLALLDQHCESLLQAVRAALASTTDNSLRVRATMDAYFAYVEDDGGAFRLVFESDLTNEPAVRERVDKVTHECAEAICDVIAEDTGLSRAESMLLASGLGGLAQVVARSWLHSDRSVPRDQAVQLLTSLAWRGIAGFPLHTTDHH; this is translated from the coding sequence GTGACAGCCATCGAGCAGACAGAGGCGGCGCGCCCGCGGGGCACTCGCCTGCCGCGCCGTGCCCGACGCAACCAGCTCCTCGGCGCCGCCCAGGAAGTGTTCGTTGCTCAGGGATACCACTCGGCCGCCATGGACGACATCGCCGAGCGCGCGGGCGTCAGCAAGCCGGTTCTCTACCAGCACTTCCCGGGCAAGCTGGACCTGTATCTCGCCCTGCTTGACCAGCATTGCGAGTCCCTGCTGCAGGCGGTGAGGGCCGCGCTGGCGTCCACCACGGACAACTCGCTGCGCGTCCGCGCCACCATGGACGCGTACTTCGCGTACGTCGAGGACGACGGCGGCGCATTCCGACTGGTGTTCGAGTCCGACCTGACGAACGAGCCGGCGGTCCGCGAGCGCGTGGACAAGGTCACTCACGAGTGCGCCGAGGCCATCTGCGACGTCATCGCGGAGGACACCGGTCTCTCGCGCGCCGAATCGATGCTCCTCGCCTCCGGTCTGGGCGGTCTGGCCCAGGTGGTGGCCCGCTCCTGGCTGCACAGCGACCGCAGCGTGCCGCGCGACCAGGCGGTCCAGCTGCTGACCTCGCTGGCGTGGCGGGGCATCGCGGGCTTCCCGCTGCACACCACCGACCACCACTGA
- a CDS encoding alpha/beta fold hydrolase codes for MSSTELPSVLAATVTPRVGTVRVAEGERLRSVGLPGITLTVRSRPPAREGLPPALYVHGLGGSSQNWSALMLQLDGLVDGEALDLPGFGDSPPPDDGDYSVTGHARAVIRYLDAARGPVHLFGNSLGGAVATRVAAVRPDLVRTLTLVSPALPEIRVQRTAWPTALLAVPGVAGLFTRLTKDWNAEQRVRGVTALCYGDPGRVTPDGFREAVEEMERRLALPYFWDAMTRSARGIVNAYTLGGQHGLWRQAERVLAPTLLVYGGRDQLVGYRMARRAARAFRDGRLLSLPEAGHVAMMEYPETVAMAFRELLAESTESTSSAVTGAGS; via the coding sequence ATGTCTTCGACCGAGCTGCCCTCCGTGCTGGCCGCCACCGTCACGCCGAGGGTCGGGACCGTCCGCGTCGCGGAGGGGGAGCGGCTGAGATCGGTCGGTCTGCCCGGGATCACGCTGACCGTGCGTTCCCGGCCACCCGCACGCGAGGGGCTGCCGCCCGCGCTGTACGTGCACGGACTGGGCGGTTCCTCGCAGAACTGGTCGGCCCTGATGCTGCAGCTCGACGGGCTCGTCGACGGCGAGGCCCTCGATCTGCCGGGCTTCGGCGACTCGCCGCCACCGGACGACGGGGACTACAGCGTCACCGGGCACGCGCGCGCCGTCATCCGCTACCTGGACGCCGCGCGCGGCCCCGTGCACCTGTTCGGCAACTCACTGGGCGGCGCCGTCGCCACCCGGGTCGCGGCCGTGCGGCCCGACCTCGTCCGCACGCTCACGCTCGTCTCGCCCGCGCTCCCGGAGATCCGCGTGCAGCGCACCGCGTGGCCGACCGCGCTGCTCGCGGTGCCCGGGGTGGCGGGACTGTTCACCCGGCTCACCAAGGACTGGAACGCCGAACAGCGCGTCCGTGGGGTCACGGCGCTCTGCTACGGGGATCCCGGCAGGGTGACGCCCGACGGGTTCCGCGAGGCGGTCGAGGAGATGGAGCGGCGGCTCGCGCTGCCCTATTTCTGGGACGCCATGACGCGCTCGGCGCGCGGCATCGTGAACGCGTACACGCTGGGCGGCCAGCACGGACTGTGGCGGCAGGCCGAGCGGGTGCTCGCGCCGACGCTGCTCGTCTACGGCGGCCGTGACCAGCTCGTCGGCTACCGTATGGCGCGACGCGCCGCGCGTGCGTTCCGTGACGGCCGGCTGCTGTCCCTGCCGGAGGCGGGTCATGTCGCGATGATGGAGTACCCGGAGACGGTGGCCATGGCCTTCCGTGAACTCCTCGCGGAATCCACCGAGTCGACCTCGTCGGCCGTCACCGGTGCGGGGAGCTGA
- a CDS encoding DUF3152 domain-containing protein, producing MPRFPDGTPAHGIPRTADGTPARGVPRMAEGAPARGSAQTRGGHPEQRETGGGWGDFGGGPPSGVVYGGPRATPQAAPGGHSGPAAPGGPRVPGQRQEAGTGQGTGSGSGFGSGSGRGPRQAYVDAFDEDGTGDVDLFEPRRTTALRSAPHGPVTDWDPQIVEEAPPQPDEEGRSRGGKGRTFTGIAAAAVTTVLAVVVAGQVATGRDGGGAHTQSAAGAGRGALGPASRGDGRATASGTPGVQPVKTLTYDEKMGEKYPLGPKLKASGRFDAVTGFDKAPGKGRKYTYRVDVEQGLGLDGALFAQAVQKTLNDRRSWAHKGARTFERISSGRPDFVITLASPGTTAEWCAKSGLDTTEDNVSCDSASTERVMINAYRWAQGSTTYGDAIHPYRQMLINHEVGHRLGYGHVSCEKDGALAPVMQQQTKFLDHDGIHCLPNPWPYPGS from the coding sequence GTGCCGCGTTTTCCCGACGGGACGCCCGCGCACGGCATCCCGCGGACGGCCGACGGAACACCCGCGCGCGGTGTGCCCCGGATGGCCGAGGGCGCTCCGGCCCGAGGGTCGGCCCAGACGCGTGGCGGGCACCCCGAGCAGCGTGAGACCGGCGGTGGCTGGGGCGATTTCGGGGGCGGTCCGCCGAGCGGAGTCGTGTACGGCGGCCCCCGGGCGACACCCCAGGCCGCGCCCGGCGGCCACTCAGGCCCCGCGGCGCCGGGCGGGCCCCGCGTCCCCGGCCAACGCCAGGAGGCCGGAACAGGGCAGGGAACCGGTTCCGGTTCCGGTTTCGGGTCCGGGTCCGGGCGTGGACCCCGGCAGGCCTACGTCGACGCCTTCGACGAGGACGGCACCGGAGACGTCGACCTCTTCGAACCCCGCCGTACCACCGCACTCCGCAGCGCTCCCCATGGCCCCGTCACCGACTGGGATCCGCAGATCGTCGAGGAGGCGCCGCCGCAGCCCGACGAGGAGGGCAGGTCCAGGGGCGGCAAGGGCCGGACGTTCACCGGCATCGCCGCGGCCGCCGTCACCACCGTGCTCGCCGTCGTGGTGGCCGGACAGGTGGCCACCGGGCGCGACGGCGGCGGCGCGCACACGCAGTCCGCCGCCGGTGCGGGCCGGGGCGCCCTCGGCCCCGCCTCACGCGGCGACGGCCGGGCCACCGCGTCCGGCACACCGGGCGTGCAGCCCGTGAAGACGCTGACGTACGACGAGAAGATGGGCGAGAAGTACCCGCTCGGTCCCAAGCTCAAGGCGTCGGGCAGGTTCGACGCCGTCACCGGGTTCGACAAGGCGCCCGGCAAGGGCCGGAAGTACACCTATCGAGTGGATGTGGAACAGGGCCTCGGACTTGACGGCGCGCTCTTCGCGCAGGCCGTGCAGAAAACCCTGAACGACCGGAGGAGCTGGGCCCACAAGGGCGCCCGCACCTTCGAGCGGATCTCCTCCGGCAGGCCCGACTTCGTGATCACGCTGGCCAGCCCGGGCACCACCGCCGAGTGGTGCGCCAAGTCCGGCCTGGACACGACCGAGGACAACGTGTCCTGCGACTCGGCCTCCACCGAACGCGTCATGATCAACGCGTACCGCTGGGCCCAGGGCTCCACGACGTACGGCGACGCGATCCACCCCTACCGGCAGATGCTCATCAACCACGAGGTCGGCCACCGGCTCGGATACGGCCATGTCAGCTGCGAGAAGGACGGCGCGCTCGCGCCGGTGATGCAGCAGCAGACCAAGTTCCTCGACCATGACGGGATTCACTGCCTGCCCAATCCCTGGCCGTATCCTGGCAGTTGA
- a CDS encoding Ms4533A family Cys-rich leader peptide has protein sequence MWSSPAVRRAAIELALIGVTALCVADIHCR, from the coding sequence ATGTGGTCCAGTCCTGCCGTCCGTCGCGCCGCCATCGAGCTGGCGCTGATCGGCGTGACCGCGCTCTGCGTGGCCGACATCCACTGTCGCTGA